In the genome of Candidatus Hydrogenedentota bacterium, one region contains:
- a CDS encoding Gfo/Idh/MocA family oxidoreductase has translation MNSTRREFLRNTGVAAAAGMAAALAPGRVLGANEKVRLGVIGVGNRGGQLIDAVGKHQDMEIAALCDVYQPFLDQWREKLGGTPRTYRDFREMLDQPDIDAVLIATPDHWHALQTVMACDAGKDVYIEKPLSLTIHEGRRMVEAARRNNRVAQVGVQRRSGRQYAELAEKLQNGLIGKITFARSYRITNMWPNGLGRGVDGPPPADLDWDLWLGPSPERPYRDTIAPYKFRWWKAYSSQLANWGVHFIDVIRWVLNDNAPLLTTALGGKFAVDDDRDIPDTMEVAWQMPSGALMGFGQYEASGVDAMRRGYVEFRGTNGALYVDDRGYEIVPERGGQFQDTAPRMEPVTEKSAEGDLTTAHLRNFLDCVKSRALPNADIETGHRSTTFSHLGNIALATRSVVEWDAAAERAVNNDAANAMLHYEYRKPWTLG, from the coding sequence ATGAACAGCACACGCCGGGAGTTTTTGAGGAACACGGGGGTTGCGGCCGCGGCGGGGATGGCGGCGGCGCTGGCGCCGGGCCGGGTTTTGGGCGCGAATGAAAAGGTCCGGCTCGGAGTCATCGGCGTGGGCAACCGAGGCGGACAACTGATAGACGCTGTCGGCAAACACCAGGACATGGAAATCGCCGCGCTGTGCGATGTCTATCAGCCCTTTCTGGACCAGTGGAGGGAGAAACTGGGCGGAACGCCGCGCACGTACAGGGACTTCCGGGAGATGCTGGACCAGCCGGACATTGACGCGGTGCTCATCGCCACGCCGGACCACTGGCACGCCCTCCAGACTGTCATGGCCTGCGACGCGGGCAAGGATGTGTACATCGAGAAACCCCTGTCCCTGACGATTCACGAGGGGCGGCGCATGGTGGAGGCGGCGCGCAGGAACAACCGGGTGGCGCAGGTGGGCGTGCAGCGGCGCTCGGGCCGCCAGTACGCGGAGCTCGCGGAAAAGCTCCAGAACGGGCTCATCGGAAAAATCACCTTCGCGCGGTCGTACCGCATCACGAACATGTGGCCGAACGGCCTGGGCAGGGGCGTGGACGGCCCGCCGCCCGCGGACTTGGACTGGGACCTCTGGCTGGGGCCGAGTCCGGAACGGCCCTACCGCGACACCATCGCCCCCTACAAGTTCCGCTGGTGGAAGGCCTACTCCTCGCAATTGGCGAACTGGGGCGTCCATTTCATTGACGTGATCCGCTGGGTGCTGAACGACAACGCGCCCCTGCTCACCACAGCGCTGGGCGGCAAGTTCGCCGTGGACGACGACCGGGACATTCCGGACACGATGGAGGTGGCCTGGCAGATGCCCTCGGGCGCCCTGATGGGCTTCGGCCAGTATGAGGCCAGCGGCGTGGACGCCATGCGCCGGGGCTATGTGGAGTTCCGGGGCACGAACGGCGCGCTGTATGTGGACGACCGGGGCTACGAGATTGTCCCCGAGCGCGGGGGGCAGTTCCAGGACACGGCCCCGCGCATGGAACCGGTCACGGAAAAGAGCGCCGAGGGCGACCTGACCACGGCCCATCTCCGGAATTTCCTCGACTGCGTGAAGAGCCGGGCGCTCCCCAACGCCGACATCGAGACGGGCCACCGCTCGACCACCTTCTCGCACCTGGGCAACATCGCCCTGGCCACCAGGTCCGTGGTGGAGTGGGACGCGGCGGCGGAGCGCGCCGTCAACAACGACGCGGCGAACGCCATGCTTCATTACGAATACCGCAAACCCTGGACCCTGGGATAG
- a CDS encoding glycoside hydrolase family 127 protein, whose protein sequence is MNSIRAGLGTGCMLLFVMGLGHAAVLEPVGVRDVTVGGEIGRRIEVTVANNLLKCDLEGDFLRPFQEKKAPDGYVGLGKTLDAMARLAAHTGNAELLARHRKTVAGLLATQEPDGYMGIMKPEARVGKLWDVHEMAYLLLGLCTDYEYFGEESSLEGAKRLAEYLRGALMRAPRPVLGGGELGPNMPDTGLEEALLALAERTGDAAWREFARDYRPLTDWHPPLVLGRWNGVEGHAYAYVDKCLAQLRLDRSESLPTLTEASEEVMHFLLRGDGLVAPGTCGDHECWHDTQSGTTNLGETCTTAYLIRFWDELLRRSGEAGFGDLIERAVYNALFAAQSPDGRRIRYYSPFETKRVYFDKDTYCCPCNYRRIVSELPAMIAYRTADGAAVSLYTPSAARLTLPDGATLRLVQETDYPASGKVALRVELEKAASFTLRLRVPRWCGGAEWRVNGAPAEGAVEKGFMVLTREWKPGDTVEAEFAIPWRLLRGRKTQDGRAAVLRGPLLFAFNPARNPGLEKAEARLLTLDTASIEGPFPDDAFHPGGLLCTVRVWGPGAWYPHAGTVEAVLTEFADPGVEHLYFTVPNPNDPALVDDEFAVGLEECLSIN, encoded by the coding sequence ATGAACTCCATACGGGCCGGGTTGGGGACGGGATGCATGCTCCTCTTTGTCATGGGCCTGGGCCATGCGGCGGTGCTGGAGCCGGTTGGGGTGCGCGATGTCACCGTGGGCGGTGAAATCGGACGGCGCATTGAGGTCACCGTCGCGAACAATCTCCTGAAATGCGACCTGGAGGGGGACTTCCTGCGGCCCTTCCAGGAGAAGAAGGCGCCGGACGGCTATGTGGGCCTCGGGAAAACCCTGGACGCAATGGCGCGGCTGGCGGCGCACACGGGGAACGCGGAACTGCTGGCGCGGCACCGGAAAACCGTGGCGGGGCTGCTGGCGACGCAGGAGCCGGACGGTTACATGGGCATCATGAAACCCGAGGCGCGGGTGGGCAAACTGTGGGATGTCCACGAGATGGCCTACCTGCTGCTGGGCCTCTGCACGGATTATGAGTATTTCGGGGAGGAGTCCTCGCTGGAGGGGGCGAAACGCCTGGCGGAGTATCTGCGCGGGGCGCTGATGCGGGCGCCGCGCCCCGTTCTGGGCGGCGGGGAACTGGGGCCGAACATGCCGGACACGGGGCTGGAGGAGGCGCTGCTGGCGCTGGCGGAGCGCACGGGGGACGCGGCCTGGCGCGAATTTGCGCGGGACTACCGCCCGCTGACGGACTGGCATCCGCCCCTGGTGCTCGGGCGCTGGAACGGGGTGGAGGGCCACGCCTACGCCTATGTGGACAAGTGCCTCGCCCAACTGCGCCTGGACCGGTCGGAGTCCCTGCCCACGCTCACCGAGGCGTCGGAGGAGGTGATGCACTTTCTCCTGCGCGGCGACGGATTGGTGGCGCCGGGCACCTGCGGCGACCATGAATGCTGGCACGACACCCAGTCCGGCACGACCAACCTCGGCGAGACCTGCACCACGGCCTACCTCATCCGCTTCTGGGACGAGCTGCTGCGCCGCAGCGGCGAGGCGGGCTTCGGCGACCTCATCGAGCGGGCCGTCTATAACGCCCTGTTCGCGGCGCAGTCGCCCGACGGGCGGCGCATCCGCTACTACTCGCCCTTCGAGACCAAACGGGTCTATTTCGACAAGGACACCTACTGCTGCCCGTGCAATTACCGGCGCATTGTCTCCGAACTTCCCGCCATGATTGCCTACAGGACGGCGGACGGCGCGGCGGTGAGCCTCTACACCCCCTCTGCGGCGCGCCTGACTCTGCCGGACGGCGCAACCCTGCGCCTGGTGCAGGAGACGGACTATCCCGCCTCGGGGAAGGTCGCCCTTCGGGTGGAACTGGAAAAGGCCGCATCTTTCACCCTGCGCCTGCGCGTGCCGCGCTGGTGCGGCGGGGCGGAATGGCGGGTCAACGGCGCCCCGGCGGAGGGTGCCGTGGAGAAGGGGTTCATGGTCCTCACCCGCGAATGGAAGCCCGGCGACACGGTGGAGGCGGAGTTTGCCATTCCCTGGCGGCTGCTGCGCGGGCGCAAAACCCAGGATGGGCGCGCCGCCGTCCTGCGCGGGCCGTTGCTCTTTGCGTTCAACCCCGCACGCAACCCCGGCTTGGAGAAGGCCGAAGCCCGGCTGCTGACATTGGACACGGCCTCCATCGAGGGGCCGTTCCCTGACGATGCCTTCCATCCCGGCGGGCTGCTCTGCACCGTGCGTGTCTGGGGACCCGGCGCGTGGTATCCCCACGCGGGCACCGTCGAGGCCGTGCTGACGGAGTTCGCCGACCCGGGCGTCGAACACCTCTACTTCACCGTGCCCAACCCGAATGATCCGGCGCTGGTGGACGACGAGTTTGCCGTTGGGCTGGAGGAATGCCTGAGCATCAACTGA
- a CDS encoding nuclear transport factor 2 family protein: MAKMFARVLICGLAMVLVAGCATTPKKSDDDMIKETMATMKAALEAKDIDLLLTTFSDDFNHPEVGGKEEGREMLQMAVDAGYADDGEVFLDDMEITKNDDGTASVYPIDLSGPPGSISVELVLKKEADAWRIVTVNPDGM; this comes from the coding sequence ATGGCCAAGATGTTTGCGCGTGTGCTGATCTGCGGGTTGGCGATGGTGCTGGTCGCCGGTTGCGCCACCACCCCCAAAAAGTCCGATGATGACATGATCAAAGAGACGATGGCGACGATGAAGGCGGCCCTCGAGGCCAAGGACATTGACCTGCTCCTGACCACCTTCTCCGACGACTTCAATCATCCGGAAGTCGGCGGCAAGGAAGAGGGCCGCGAGATGCTGCAGATGGCGGTGGACGCCGGCTATGCGGACGACGGCGAAGTCTTCCTCGACGACATGGAAATCACCAAGAACGACGACGGCACCGCCTCGGTGTACCCGATTGACCTTTCGGGGCCTCCCGGCTCCATCAGCGTCGAGCTGGTCCTGAAGAAGGAAGCCGACGCGTGGCGCATCGTCACCGTCAACCCCGACGGGATGTAA
- the hisB gene encoding imidazoleglycerol-phosphate dehydratase HisB: MRQASISRETKETRIQATVLLDGEGRAQINTGIGFFDHMLDHVARHGLFDLEVRAEGDLHIDPHHTVEDTGICLGKAFLQAVGEPKGLARYGHAVVPMDEALAEVALDFSGRPILVFTADLPPTRLGGFDVELAEEFLRAFAVQARLTLHVELRRGKNTHHCVEAIFKALGRALRQAVTLDPRVQGVPSTKGMLEA; this comes from the coding sequence ATGCGCCAGGCGAGCATCAGCCGGGAGACGAAAGAGACCCGGATACAGGCGACCGTGCTGCTGGACGGCGAGGGCCGCGCCCAGATCAACACGGGCATCGGCTTTTTCGACCACATGCTGGACCATGTGGCGCGTCACGGGCTTTTTGACCTGGAGGTGCGGGCGGAGGGTGACCTGCACATAGACCCCCACCACACGGTGGAGGACACGGGCATCTGCCTGGGGAAGGCCTTTTTGCAGGCCGTGGGCGAGCCGAAGGGGCTGGCCCGCTACGGCCACGCCGTGGTCCCGATGGACGAGGCCCTCGCGGAGGTCGCGCTGGACTTCAGCGGACGGCCCATTCTGGTGTTCACCGCCGACCTGCCGCCGACGCGGCTGGGCGGCTTCGACGTGGAGCTGGCGGAGGAGTTTCTGCGGGCCTTTGCGGTGCAGGCGCGGCTCACGCTGCATGTGGAGCTGCGGCGCGGCAAGAACACGCACCACTGCGTGGAGGCCATATTCAAGGCGCTGGGCCGTGCCCTGCGCCAGGCGGTGACCCTGGACCCGCGGGTGCAGGGGGTGCCCTCGACGAAAGGAATGCTGGAGGCATGA
- the hisH gene encoding imidazole glycerol phosphate synthase subunit HisH — translation MMVIVDYGMGNLRSAQKGFERAGFSAEITSDPAVVGRADAVVLPGVGAFGDCYQGLVDRGLVDVVREAATDGRPFLGICVGLQLLFDGSEESPGCPGLGVLAGQVVRFPDARATGLKVPHMGWNRLNPAPGRENPLLSGVSENAHAYFVHSFYARPEDPDTVLATCEYGIEFAAMVGRGGLYAVQFHPEKSQTDGLAILRAFGDMAGAGAAV, via the coding sequence ATGATGGTCATAGTGGATTACGGCATGGGAAACCTGCGCAGCGCCCAGAAGGGCTTTGAGCGCGCGGGTTTTTCCGCGGAAATAACGAGCGACCCGGCGGTGGTCGGCAGGGCGGACGCGGTGGTTTTGCCCGGCGTGGGCGCCTTCGGCGACTGCTATCAGGGCCTGGTGGACCGGGGCCTGGTGGACGTGGTGAGGGAGGCGGCCACGGACGGCCGCCCGTTCCTGGGCATCTGCGTGGGGCTCCAACTGCTCTTCGACGGCAGCGAGGAAAGCCCCGGCTGTCCGGGGCTGGGCGTGCTGGCCGGGCAGGTGGTGAGGTTCCCGGACGCGCGGGCCACGGGTCTGAAGGTGCCGCACATGGGCTGGAACCGGCTGAATCCCGCGCCGGGGCGCGAGAACCCGCTGCTGTCCGGCGTGAGCGAGAACGCCCACGCCTATTTCGTCCACAGTTTCTACGCGCGGCCCGAGGACCCGGACACGGTCCTGGCCACCTGCGAGTACGGAATCGAGTTTGCCGCCATGGTGGGCCGCGGCGGCCTGTACGCCGTGCAGTTTCACCCGGAAAAGAGCCAGACCGACGGGCTGGCCATCCTGCGCGCCTTCGGCGACATGGCCGGGGCCGGCGCCGCCGTCTGA
- a CDS encoding metallophosphoesterase family protein, protein MRYAIISDLHANLDAVRMVFDRIDTLGVDRIVCLGDVVGYNANPNECVELLAERDILTILGNHDAVACGLEEPWGFNPVALAAAIWTRDHLSDAALDWLANLPDALNFGDFVAVHGAPKNHNTYLFSWEDVIPHAPFLDEQNCRLCFVGHTHTPAILSTDGTYHMDARGFFDLGESGMYFINPGSVGQPRDDDPRASFGVLDTEANSFKLERVAYPVNQAARRVIEAGLPQFLADRLAIGR, encoded by the coding sequence TTGCGATACGCCATCATATCGGACCTGCACGCGAATCTGGACGCCGTGCGGATGGTGTTTGACCGTATAGACACGCTGGGGGTGGACCGGATAGTCTGTCTTGGCGACGTGGTCGGGTACAACGCCAACCCCAACGAGTGCGTCGAGCTGCTCGCCGAACGGGACATCTTGACCATTCTCGGCAACCACGACGCGGTGGCCTGCGGTCTTGAGGAGCCCTGGGGCTTCAACCCCGTGGCGCTGGCGGCGGCCATCTGGACGCGGGACCACCTGAGCGACGCGGCGCTGGACTGGCTTGCAAATCTTCCGGACGCGCTGAATTTCGGGGATTTCGTGGCGGTCCACGGCGCGCCGAAGAACCATAACACCTATCTTTTCTCCTGGGAGGACGTGATACCCCACGCGCCTTTCCTGGACGAGCAGAACTGCCGGCTCTGTTTTGTGGGCCACACGCACACGCCGGCGATTCTCTCGACGGACGGCACCTATCACATGGACGCGCGGGGTTTCTTCGACCTTGGCGAGTCGGGCATGTATTTCATCAACCCGGGATCGGTGGGGCAGCCCCGCGACGACGACCCCAGGGCGTCGTTCGGCGTGCTGGACACAGAGGCGAACTCATTCAAGTTGGAGCGGGTGGCGTATCCGGTGAACCAGGCGGCGCGCCGGGTCATCGAGGCGGGCCTGCCCCAGTTTCTCGCGGACCGGCTTGCGATAGGCCGCTGA
- a CDS encoding protein-L-isoaspartate(D-aspartate) O-methyltransferase, which translates to MAESQLAARGVLDPCVLEAMRRVPRHLFLPPDQADRAYLDQPLPIGQGQTISQPYMVACMTELLALQPGHRVLEIGTGSGYQTAVLALLAGGVVSVERLEPLLEEARKRLKYLGLDNISLHCGDGSLGFPEQAPYDAVLVTAACPKIPPALVDQLAEGGRLVAPVGPKDLQELVLGVKTGGKLTLRRQFGCRFVPLIGRQGWRDDSR; encoded by the coding sequence ATGGCCGAGTCGCAGCTCGCCGCGCGGGGCGTTCTGGACCCCTGCGTGCTCGAAGCGATGCGCCGGGTCCCCCGCCATCTTTTCCTGCCCCCGGACCAGGCGGACCGCGCCTATCTGGACCAGCCCCTCCCCATTGGGCAGGGACAGACCATCTCCCAGCCCTACATGGTGGCCTGCATGACCGAGCTGCTTGCCCTCCAACCGGGTCACCGGGTGCTCGAAATTGGAACAGGCTCCGGATATCAGACAGCCGTGCTGGCACTGCTCGCGGGTGGGGTGGTCAGTGTCGAGCGTCTGGAGCCGCTGTTGGAGGAAGCCCGCAAACGCCTGAAATACCTGGGTTTGGACAATATCTCCCTGCACTGCGGCGACGGCTCCCTCGGTTTCCCGGAGCAGGCCCCCTATGATGCCGTTTTGGTCACGGCGGCCTGCCCAAAAATCCCCCCGGCTCTGGTTGACCAGTTGGCCGAAGGCGGGCGGCTTGTGGCCCCCGTGGGGCCCAAAGACCTGCAGGAACTCGTTCTGGGGGTGAAAACAGGGGGAAAACTGACCCTCCGGCGGCAGTTTGGGTGCCGTTTTGTGCCCCTCATCGGCCGCCAGGGATGGCGTGACGACAGCCGCTGA
- a CDS encoding universal stress protein, whose amino-acid sequence MIKRILVPTDGSEASRTGLLYAFRLALRHRAAVTGLHVVDIKLLEGPILRDVSASLGTAPFVNYQGNITALLEARGRSALEEMGAICAREGIPCETHLVTGIVSRTIAEYGELADLIVMGRSGEHSPWLEGLAGSTAQAVVRRASTPVLVTGADTPGGGPLVVGYDGSAHARRALRVGADTAREWSLPLHLLTAGPEADGLQKEARAYLQPHEDLEVAYVTRAGDAGEEMTAYAGECGAALVVMGAFGHSKLRHMVVGSTXXXMLNHAPCPLLLLH is encoded by the coding sequence ATGATCAAGCGGATTCTGGTTCCAACGGACGGAAGCGAGGCGTCCCGCACGGGCCTGCTCTACGCCTTCCGGCTGGCCCTGCGGCACAGGGCCGCCGTGACCGGCCTGCATGTGGTGGACATCAAGCTGCTCGAGGGCCCCATTCTCCGCGACGTGTCCGCGTCCCTGGGCACGGCCCCCTTTGTCAACTACCAGGGCAACATCACGGCCCTGCTGGAGGCGCGGGGCCGGAGCGCCCTCGAGGAGATGGGGGCCATCTGCGCGCGGGAGGGCATCCCCTGCGAGACCCATCTTGTCACGGGCATCGTCTCCCGGACCATCGCGGAGTACGGCGAGCTCGCCGACCTGATTGTCATGGGCCGCAGCGGCGAGCACAGCCCCTGGCTCGAGGGGCTGGCGGGCTCCACGGCGCAGGCCGTGGTCCGGCGGGCGTCCACGCCGGTGCTGGTCACGGGCGCGGACACACCCGGCGGCGGGCCGCTGGTGGTGGGCTATGACGGGTCGGCGCACGCGCGGAGGGCGCTGCGCGTGGGCGCGGACACCGCCCGCGAGTGGAGCCTGCCGCTGCACCTGCTGACGGCGGGCCCGGAGGCGGACGGACTCCAGAAGGAGGCGCGCGCGTATCTCCAGCCGCACGAGGACCTGGAAGTGGCGTATGTCACCCGCGCCGGGGACGCGGGCGAGGAGATGACGGCCTACGCGGGCGAATGCGGGGCGGCGCTGGTGGTGATGGGCGCCTTCGGCCACTCCAAGCTGCGCCACATGGTGGTGGGCAGCACNNNNNNNNNNATGCTCAACCACGCGCCCTGCCCCCTGCTCCTTTTGCACTGA